The proteins below are encoded in one region of Citrobacter enshiensis:
- the ubiF gene encoding 3-demethoxyubiquinol 3-hydroxylase, whose translation MTNQPTEVAIVGAGMVGGALALGLAQQGFSVTVIEHAAPAPFVTDSQPDVRISAISAASVSLLKGLGVWDTVQGMRSHPYRRLETWEWENAHVMFDAAELKLPLLGYMVENNVLQRALWQALEAHPKVTLRVPASLIALHRNNDRHELELAGGEIITAKLVVGADGANSRIRQMAGIGIHAWQYDQSCMLISVQCDRDPGDSTWQQFTPDGPRAFLPLFDNWASLVWYDTPARIRQLQSLSMPQLQVEIEKHFPSRLGSVTAIAAGAFPLTRRHALQYVQPGLALVGDAAHTIHPLAGQGVNLGYRDVDALIDVLANARSYGESWSSHQVLKRYQTRRMTDNFIMQSGMDLFYAGFSNNLQPLRIMRNIGLMAAERAGVLKRQALKYALGL comes from the coding sequence ATGACAAATCAACCAACGGAAGTAGCCATTGTCGGCGCTGGGATGGTCGGCGGCGCGCTGGCGCTGGGGCTGGCGCAACAAGGATTTTCGGTGACGGTCATAGAGCATGCCGCCCCTGCGCCATTTGTTACCGACAGCCAGCCCGATGTCCGTATCTCGGCGATCAGCGCGGCGTCAGTGTCGTTACTCAAAGGTTTGGGCGTCTGGGATACGGTACAAGGGATGCGCAGCCACCCATACCGCCGTCTGGAAACCTGGGAGTGGGAAAACGCCCATGTGATGTTCGATGCCGCCGAGCTTAAATTACCGCTGCTGGGATATATGGTGGAGAACAACGTCCTGCAACGCGCACTCTGGCAGGCGCTGGAGGCGCATCCTAAAGTGACGCTGCGTGTTCCCGCCTCCCTCATTGCCTTGCACCGTAACAATGACCGTCACGAGCTGGAGCTGGCCGGTGGCGAGATAATCACGGCAAAACTGGTGGTGGGGGCGGATGGTGCTAACTCGCGGATTCGGCAAATGGCGGGCATCGGTATCCATGCCTGGCAGTACGATCAATCCTGCATGTTGATCAGCGTGCAATGTGACCGCGATCCTGGCGACAGCACCTGGCAACAATTTACACCAGACGGTCCACGCGCATTTCTGCCGTTGTTCGACAATTGGGCGTCGCTGGTGTGGTATGACACGCCAGCCCGAATTCGCCAGTTGCAGAGCCTGAGCATGCCGCAGTTGCAGGTCGAGATTGAAAAACATTTCCCTTCGCGTTTGGGCAGCGTCACAGCCATAGCGGCAGGGGCATTTCCACTCACGCGCCGACATGCTTTGCAGTACGTTCAGCCAGGACTGGCGCTGGTGGGGGATGCGGCGCACACCATTCATCCTCTTGCGGGGCAGGGGGTGAATTTAGGCTATCGTGACGTTGATGCGTTGATCGACGTGCTGGCCAATGCGCGGAGCTATGGTGAATCCTGGTCCAGCCATCAGGTGCTGAAACGCTATCAGACACGCCGTATGACCGATAACTTCATCATGCAGAGTGGGATGGATCTGTTCTATGCCGGGTTCAGCAATAATCTGCAACCGCTGAGGATCATGCGCAATATTGGGCTAATGGCGGCCGAGCGGGCCGGGGTACTTAAGCGCCAGGCGCTGAAGTATGCATTAGGGTTGTAA